The following nucleotide sequence is from Mucilaginibacter sp. cycad4.
CGATAAAATAAACAAACAACTTCATTCTGATAAATACGATTTAATTTCAAAAATCTATTACAGTAACCAGACACAAATTATTCAGAAAATAAAAGATGCTTTTATATTTAAAATAAAGGATGAGATCGGTTTCGATATAAGCATAGATAATGTATTAATAACTCATATTGAGATCACCGATTATCAAGTTGAGGATATGAGTGATAGTCTTGAAACAACACTTCAAGTTACCGGTGAAATAGAATATAAGTTAGACGTAACATATGAGGACTGCTCCTACGCCATTTATGATAAAGAGGATGATCGATATTATGGATGTGAATCTAATACTATAACATTAGAACAAGAGCAGACCTTTCACGCGCAAATTGTTATTGAAGCAGATCTTGACGATAAAGAAGCTGAACATAATTTTGAAATAATTTGCAAATCTGTTGATACTCCCGATGAGTCGGATATCACAGAACAATTAGATGGGTATATTTTTCAATTTTAATTAGTAACTATATAAAGTACATTAAATATTTACAATTAATTTAGCTAAATTCTTTCCGAGATCATTTTCAACTTTGAAATCCTGCATAAAGACGTCAAAGCTATTGATCCGGTCTTCCAGATTGTGAACATACCGATTATGAGTAATCTTCTTTCTCATATACCACCAAACCCGCTCAATGGGATTCAGGTCGGGAGAATACGCTGGAAGGTATAGTAATTCTATCCTGTGCCTGTATCGCTCCAATATCGGTTTCAGTCTTTTGGCGTGATGATAGGGCACATTATCCAGAACCATTATCACCTTACGGTCCCGGTACATTTTCGTTACCAATAGCAGGAAACTAAAAAAGCTGACAGTATTGCCTTTGTCGGCTTTACCGGTGATTACAATCCCGGTTTCAGGTTCAATACAACCGAACAAAGTTTTCCTTTCTCTTTTTCGTTGTTTTTGATTTATTTTCGGCTGCTTACCTTTTTCTGCCCACATATACGAAACTGTAGCTGTGTTTGACAAACTTGCTTCATCCTCAAATACGATTACCGCATCAGCTTGCCGAAACCCCCGGAGTTTTTTTTAAAGCATTTACCTTTTCTTCCCTGTCCTGTGCTTCGGGATACAGGCCTTTACCCTTTTGAAATGTCAAACCTAACTTCTTTAATATATTGTATATCTGCGCTTTTTTATATTCAACCTGATATTCCTTCCTGATCAGTTCAATCAATAACGGCCCTGTCCAGGTGGCGCTGTTAAATCCATAATCATCGGGCTGCTTATTTAACAATACAGCTTTTATCGATTGTAGCTCATCATTCGTAAGCCGGTTATTTCTTCCCGGTTTTACCTTATCTATTAATGCCTCTATCCCGCCTTCATTTAAACGGTTTACCCAATTGCAAATCGACTTAAAAGACGTTTCGTAAATCGATTCCAACTCCTGTGGCCGCTTACCTAAAGAAACCTGGTAACAGGCGTATAATCTTATCGCCTGTTGATACTTCTCGTCTTTCCTCAATAGGGATCGTAACTCTTCTGAAGTATAATGTTCTATTTTTAATGCTACTTTGCTCATGTAAGCAAGTTACATTTTTTTTCTTTAATTGTAAAAATATATTAGACTTTATATAAGTGGAGAAATTGGTAATATATGTACCCAATGCAAAAAGCATTTTGGTCAAACAAATACTTAAAGAGCTTGGCGTAACCATACAACAGGGAGTTAAGTCGCAGGCTTCTTCCTACAAAAAGAAAATATCTCAAGTTTCAACCTGGACAGAAGAAGACTTAAAAGTTTTCGACGAAAGTAAAAAAGCATTCGAAAGCTTACTTCCCCATAACGATAATTAATACAGGCATTACGCCGACCGCGTAGCTTTCTCAATATCATCCCACATTTCATCCGGTATCATTTCAAACCCGCTGAACTGTCCGGCCCCCTGCAGCCACTCCCCACCATCGATCGTAATTACTTCGCCGTTGATATACCCTGAAAAATCAGATACCAGGAAGGCGGCCAGGTTAGCCAGTTCCTGGTGTTCCCCTACCCGTTTAAGCGGCACCCTGTTTTTAAAATCGAATTTCTGGGCCATATCACCGGGCAACAACCTTTCCCAGGCCCCTTTGGTAGGAAATGGCCCAGGCGCAATGGCATTTGCACGGATACCATGCCTGCCCCATTCAACGGCTAAAGACCTGGTCATGGCCAGCACACCACCCTTTGCACAGGCCGAGGGCACAACGTAAGCCGAGCCGGTAAAGGCATAGGTGGTAATAATATTCAATATATTACCGGGCATTTTTTCTTTGATCCAATATTTACCCAAAGCCAGCGAGCAATTGGCCGAACCCTTTAAAACAATATCAATGATAGCCGAAAACGCATTTGCCGACAAACGCTCCGTAGGTGAAATGAAATTACCGGCCGCGTTATTCAACAGTACGTCAACCTGTCCAAACGCCTCAATGGCTTGTTGCAGCATCGCTTCAACCTCATCATATTTGCGTACGTCGCAGGCTATTGGTAATACCTTTCCGCCGGTCGTGGACTGCATTTCGGCGGCTGTTTCCTTCAACACCTCAAGTTTACGGCTGGTGATTACCAGGTTAGCGCCCAAATGCAAAAAGTAAGTCCCCATTGCCTTGCCCAAACCTGTTCCGCCGCCGGTTACTATGATGGTTTTCCCTTTCAAGGCATCATCTCTTAACATTCCACCGGCAGGGCCGGCAGTCGTAGTATTATTCGGAATTGTCGGATCTGTCATTATCGGTTAATTTACAGGGGTATTTTTTGATTTTAAATTTTGGATCATCATTTGCAGGCCCTGCCTGGTTTCGGGTGCCCACCATTGCTTCAGCATTTTGTTCAAGGTATCGGTCTGATCGGCCTTTAATTTGCCTGTGAGCTCCTTACGTAAATTCAATTTACTCTCCGTCCAGGTAACAGGATTCAGTTTCATATAAGCTGTAACCTTTTCTACTGCCGCGTTCATTAACTTATCCGGGGAGGAAATCTCATCGATCAGCCCGGCGTCCAGCGCTTCGTCTACTTTCAGGAGCTTACCCTCCATTAAATATTGATAAGCCTTACGCTGGCCAAGCCAGAATGCATACAGACTAAACACACTATCAGGAACGATGATCCCTACTGGTACTTCATTTAACCCGATGATGAATGTTCCCGCTGCCATTACCCGGTAGTCGCAGCAAATGGCTAATATACAGCCCCCGGCCGGACTGTGCCCGCTTATCGCCGCTACTATTGGCTTCCTGAAAGCTGCTAAAGTGCTTTGCAGGGCCAAAAAATCTATCCAAAACTGGCGGCTTTGCTCTTCGTTATAATCATAAGCCTCAATCAGGTCGATCCCCGAGGAGAAAAAGCCTTCCTTCCCGGTTAAAATAACTCCTCCTACATTATCATCATTCTCCAGCGTTTTTATACAGGCATCCAGTTCCTTAACCATTTCGTGGTTGATGGCATTTGACCGTCCCCTGTCGAGCGTAATTGTAACCAATTTGCCCTGTATGGTTGTTTGAAATGTATTCATCAATTAATTTACAAGAGTAGGGTCCTCGCTCACTTCGCAGGGATACATTTTATCTATTTCTGTTTTGTATTTTTCGGTGATCACCTTCCGTTTCATTTTACCTGTCGGGGTAAGCTCACCGCTGTCTATCGACCATTCATTAGGAAGCAAGGTTATTTTCTTCACCTGTTCAACATGGTTAAATTCGGGGTTATAGGTACTGATAATTGAATGATAAAGCTCAATCACCCTCGCATCTTTAACCAATTCATTGTTAGTTGTAAACGCAATACCATTTTCCTTGCACCAGGGTTTTAAATGCGTGTAGGATGGAACGATCAATGCGGCAACAAATTTCTTTTCCGAACCAACAACCATCATCTGCTCAATAAAATAATTTTCCTTCATCTTAGTTTCGATGGGTAGCGGGGCCACATATTTACCGCCCGATGTTTTAAAGATCTCTTTTTTACGATCGGTTATTTTCAGGAACGAATCTTTGTCCAGCTCACCTATATCCCCGGTGTGGAACCATCCGTCTTCCAGTACCTCTGCCGTTAGTTCAGGGTTTTTATAATAGCCTAACATCACATTCGGCCCTTTGCAAAGGATCTCGCCATCGGCGGCTATCTTCACCTGCACACCGCTCAGCAAACGGCCTACGGTGCCAAATTTCCGGCCGCTTTTTTCATAACAGTTAACAGCAATTACCGGCGACGTTTCGGTAAGCCCGTAACCTTCCATAATAACAATATTAGCAGCAGTGAAAATTCTTTCCAGTTTTATGGGGCAGGCAGAACTGCCAACTACTATGGCCTTTATATTTCCGCCTATGGCAGCACGCCATTTACTGTAAACCAGTTTATCAGCTATGGCCAGCTTGATCTTATACCGCAGGCTGGTATTATTAATTTCATACGCTTCGGCCAGTTTTACCGACCAGAAAAAGATCTTCCTCTTAATACCGGTTAGTTTCTGTCCCTGTACCATAATTTTCTCAAACACTTTTTCGAGCAAACGGGGCACAGCGGTAAAAAGGGAAGGCTTTACCTCTTTCATATTTGCACCGATGGTGTCCATACTTTCGGCGTAATAAATAGAAAAACCGTAGTAGAGATAAACATAGGTACACATCTTTTCAAAAATGTGGTTCAGCGGCAAAAAGCTCAAAGCACGTTTTTCTGTAACCGGGATCCGGCTAAGGATGTCGCCGGATGCCGAGGCATTGGTCATGATGTTTTTATGTGTAAGCATTACCCCTTTTGGTCGGCCCGTAGTGCCCGAAGTATAAATGATGGTTGCCACATCGTCTTCGGTGATCTGGTCAGTTATTTGCTGTATTTTTTGCAGAGAATCCTCTTTTAAAGGATTGAGCAATGTTCCCCAATGATTACATCCGTCGATGTTATCGAAAGTAAAAATGGCTTTTAACGATGGGATATTTAAATGAACCTCTTTAACCTTATCGCATAGATCTTTACTGCTTACAAATACATATTTAACTCCGGCCTCGTTCAGGATCTGCTCAATTTCTTTAGTGCCTGTATTAGGGTATAGCGGGACCAATATGGCGCCAGTTTGCTGTACTGCCAGATCGGTTATGATCCACTCGGGCCTGCCGCTGCTTATCAACCCTATTTTATCGCGGCCTTCGGTAGTGCCGTCACCGCCCGAAACTCCCAGATCCAACAAAGCCGAAGATAGCTGGTTAATCATCGTATGCACCTCTTCGGTGCTGTATGACCTCCAGGAACCATTCTCCTTTGCATTCAAAAGATCAACCTTGGGCTCCTTAGCCTGGGTAATCATGCAATCAAACAATCTTGTCGCCTTTTCCATGCTTGCAATGGTTTAGATAAAGGTAATTTCCTATAACAGTTCAAATACACCCGCTGCGCCTTGCCCGGTGCCTACACACATGGTAACCATGCCATACTTTTTTTCGCGCCTTTTCAATTCGTTAAAAAGCTGAACAGAAAGTTTGGCCCCGGTGCAGCCAAGCGGATGCCCAAGCGATATGGCGCCGCCGTTTACATTTACAATGTCGGGGTTAAGCTCCAGGCC
It contains:
- a CDS encoding IS630 family transposase: MVFEDEASLSNTATVSYMWAEKGKQPKINQKQRKRERKTLFGCIEPETGIVITGKADKGNTVSFFSFLLLVTKMYRDRKVIMVLDNVPYHHAKRLKPILERYRHRIELLYLPAYSPDLNPIERVWWYMRKKITHNRYVHNLEDRINSFDVFMQDFKVENDLGKNLAKLIVNI
- a CDS encoding helix-turn-helix domain-containing protein gives rise to the protein MSKVALKIEHYTSEELRSLLRKDEKYQQAIRLYACYQVSLGKRPQELESIYETSFKSICNWVNRLNEGGIEALIDKVKPGRNNRLTNDELQSIKAVLLNKQPDDYGFNSATWTGPLLIELIRKEYQVEYKKAQIYNILKKLGLTFQKGKGLYPEAQDREEKVNALKKTPGVSAS
- a CDS encoding SDR family oxidoreductase, with the protein product MTDPTIPNNTTTAGPAGGMLRDDALKGKTIIVTGGGTGLGKAMGTYFLHLGANLVITSRKLEVLKETAAEMQSTTGGKVLPIACDVRKYDEVEAMLQQAIEAFGQVDVLLNNAAGNFISPTERLSANAFSAIIDIVLKGSANCSLALGKYWIKEKMPGNILNIITTYAFTGSAYVVPSACAKGGVLAMTRSLAVEWGRHGIRANAIAPGPFPTKGAWERLLPGDMAQKFDFKNRVPLKRVGEHQELANLAAFLVSDFSGYINGEVITIDGGEWLQGAGQFSGFEMIPDEMWDDIEKATRSA
- a CDS encoding enoyl-CoA hydratase/isomerase family protein, producing the protein MNTFQTTIQGKLVTITLDRGRSNAINHEMVKELDACIKTLENDDNVGGVILTGKEGFFSSGIDLIEAYDYNEEQSRQFWIDFLALQSTLAAFRKPIVAAISGHSPAGGCILAICCDYRVMAAGTFIIGLNEVPVGIIVPDSVFSLYAFWLGQRKAYQYLMEGKLLKVDEALDAGLIDEISSPDKLMNAAVEKVTAYMKLNPVTWTESKLNLRKELTGKLKADQTDTLNKMLKQWWAPETRQGLQMMIQNLKSKNTPVN
- a CDS encoding long-chain fatty acid--CoA ligase, translating into MEKATRLFDCMITQAKEPKVDLLNAKENGSWRSYSTEEVHTMINQLSSALLDLGVSGGDGTTEGRDKIGLISSGRPEWIITDLAVQQTGAILVPLYPNTGTKEIEQILNEAGVKYVFVSSKDLCDKVKEVHLNIPSLKAIFTFDNIDGCNHWGTLLNPLKEDSLQKIQQITDQITEDDVATIIYTSGTTGRPKGVMLTHKNIMTNASASGDILSRIPVTEKRALSFLPLNHIFEKMCTYVYLYYGFSIYYAESMDTIGANMKEVKPSLFTAVPRLLEKVFEKIMVQGQKLTGIKRKIFFWSVKLAEAYEINNTSLRYKIKLAIADKLVYSKWRAAIGGNIKAIVVGSSACPIKLERIFTAANIVIMEGYGLTETSPVIAVNCYEKSGRKFGTVGRLLSGVQVKIAADGEILCKGPNVMLGYYKNPELTAEVLEDGWFHTGDIGELDKDSFLKITDRKKEIFKTSGGKYVAPLPIETKMKENYFIEQMMVVGSEKKFVAALIVPSYTHLKPWCKENGIAFTTNNELVKDARVIELYHSIISTYNPEFNHVEQVKKITLLPNEWSIDSGELTPTGKMKRKVITEKYKTEIDKMYPCEVSEDPTLVN